The Curtobacterium herbarum genome contains the following window.
GACGAGCGACGGCGCGGAGTCGGCCGACTCGAGGCGCTGACGCAGCTCCTCGTTCTCCTGGTTCAGGCGACGCAGCTCGGCCACGATCTCGTCGAGGAAGTCGTCGACCTCGTCCTGGTCGTAGCCCTCGCGGAACTTGGTCGGCTGGAACCGCTTGTTGACTACGTCTTCCGGCGTCAAAGCCATTGCCGTCACCTCAATAGAACTGCTGAACGTGTGGAACCGGGGGCCCTGCTGGACCGTCCGTGCTGAAGGTACCAGCCGGGGTCCCGGTGCGGATGTCCCGCCAGGGCAGGACATCGATCCCGACCACCGTACACCGAGGGCGGCACCGAACCGTGTCGGTGGCCCGCGTGGCGCGTGTCGCGGTGGTGCCGGCCGGGTGCCCGGGCGGCCGAGGGATCAGATGAAGCGGAGCGCGAACGAGTTGACGACGACCCGCAGGATGATCACGACGAGCATCACGATCGTCCAGCCGAAGTCGAGCGCGACGGGCCCGAGCCGGAGCGGCGGGAGGACACGTCGCACCGCCTTGATCGGTGGGTCGGTGATCGTGTAGACGAACTCCGCCACGACGAGCAGCGCACGCTGCGGGCGCCAGGAGCGGTTGAACGCCTGGACCATGTCGAGGATGAAACGCCCCCACATCACGAAGAAGTAGAGCGTGAGGAGGAAGGAGAGGATCGTGAAGATGAACACGGTTCGGCTCGCTCGTCTCGTGTGACCGGGGCCGGGTGGCACCGGTCACGGGGCGGGTGGGCCTGGGTGCCGAGCGGTCGTCCGGGTGCCCGTGGGACACCCGTACCGCGGGGGCGGCTCAGGACTGGGCGAAGAAGTTCGCCTCGATGTCGGACTCTACCTCAGCAGGCTCACCGCTCACTGCGATGTGCGCGGGCGAGAGCAGGAAGACCTTGTTCGTGACGCGCTCGATCTTGCCGTACAGGCCGAGCGACAGGCCGCTGGCGAAGTCGATCATCCGGCGGGCGTCGCCCTCGGTCATCTGCGAGAGGTTGATGATGACGGGGATGCCGTCACGGAAGCTCTCGGCGATGGACTGGGCGTCCTTGTACTCGCGCGGGTGGACGGTGAGGATCTCGTTCATTTCCTGGACCGGGGTCGCCTTCTGTGCGGTCGTGTGTGCGCGGCGGAGCGGGGTGACCTGCGCGCCGCGCTGTGTGGTGTGCTGGGGCTTCGCGGGGGCGGCGGCCGGAGCGGCGGCCACGGGTGCGGCGGCGGCCGGGGCGGCAGCGGGCGCTGCGGCGGCCGGGGCCTCCTGCTGCGCTGCCGGGGCCGGAGCCTGCTGGCGCGCCTGCGTCGGCGCGGCCTGCTGCTCGTCCTCGTACTCGAGTTCCTCGTCGGCGAGGCCGAGGTAGACCATCGTCTTCTTCAGCGGGTTGGCCATGGTTCCTCCGGGAGTCGTGCTCGTTGATGCCCTGCGTCGAGGCTATGGTGCGGCGGGGCGATTCCCGGTGATTGCGCTCCCGATCCGCAGGTGTGTCGCGCCCTCGGCGACGGCCTCGGCGTAGTCGCCGCTCATGCCGGCCGAGATGTCGGTCGCCGCGGGGTCGATCAGGCGCACCCGCTCGGAGATCGCACGGAGTCGGGCGAAGGCCGCGCGGGGCTCCTCGTCGAGCGGCGCGACCGCCATCACACCCCGGAGGCGCAGGGTCCCGGTGGCCAGGACCCGCTCGGCCAGGGCGTCGACGTCGTCCGGCACGACCCCGCCGCGACCCGGGTCGTCGGTGAGGTTCACCTGCACGAAGCCGTCGAGGACGCGGGGGTCCGGCTCGGTCTCGGTCGGCGCGAAGGCATCGACCACGCTCGCCCGGTCGAGCGACTGCACGACGTGGGCGTACCGACGGGCCTGCCGGGCCTTCTTCGACTGCAGCTGCCCGACGAAGTGCCAGGTCAGGCCGAGGTCCTCGAGTTCCGCTGCCTTCGCCTGCGCCTCCTGGTGCCGGTTCTCCCCCACGTCGGTGACCCCGAGTGCGGCGAGCTGGCGGACCAGGGCGGCCGGGTGGTACTTCGTGACGACGACGAGCGTCAGCTCGTCGACGGAGCGGTCGGCGGCGCGGGCCGCGTCGGCGATGCCCGCGCGGACGGACGCGAGCCGAGCCTCCAGTCCGGTGTCGGACGGGAGGCTCGGCTCACGCTGGTCGGCGTCACTCACGTGCGCGGACGGCTCACTTCAGGAAGTCGGGGACGTCGAGCTCGTCGTCGTCGTCGAA
Protein-coding sequences here:
- a CDS encoding cell division protein SepF codes for the protein MANPLKKTMVYLGLADEELEYEDEQQAAPTQARQQAPAPAAQQEAPAAAAPAAAPAAAAPVAAAPAAAPAKPQHTTQRGAQVTPLRRAHTTAQKATPVQEMNEILTVHPREYKDAQSIAESFRDGIPVIINLSQMTEGDARRMIDFASGLSLGLYGKIERVTNKVFLLSPAHIAVSGEPAEVESDIEANFFAQS
- a CDS encoding YggT family protein, encoding MFIFTILSFLLTLYFFVMWGRFILDMVQAFNRSWRPQRALLVVAEFVYTITDPPIKAVRRVLPPLRLGPVALDFGWTIVMLVVIILRVVVNSFALRFI
- a CDS encoding YggS family pyridoxal phosphate-dependent enzyme — translated: MSDADQREPSLPSDTGLEARLASVRAGIADAARAADRSVDELTLVVVTKYHPAALVRQLAALGVTDVGENRHQEAQAKAAELEDLGLTWHFVGQLQSKKARQARRYAHVVQSLDRASVVDAFAPTETEPDPRVLDGFVQVNLTDDPGRGGVVPDDVDALAERVLATGTLRLRGVMAVAPLDEEPRAAFARLRAISERVRLIDPAATDISAGMSGDYAEAVAEGATHLRIGSAITGNRPAAP